The Mycolicibacterium insubricum DNA segment GGTCCGTCGCCGTAGACCAGCAGCGTCGTGGCCGTCCCGTCGGGCGACATCAGGGCGTTCAGCGCGGCGGTGAACCGCGGGTCTGACAGCGCGCGCTGGGGCAGGTAGAAACCGCCGGCGCCGCTGCCGGCGAACTCTTGGGACAGTTCGGTCAGGTAGCCGGTGACCTCGCGCAGCTGCGGGACGAGGCGGTCGGCGAGTTGCGCTAGGTCGCCGGTGGCGGTGCGGGCCCGGCCCAGGGCGTCGTTCATCTCGCCGAGCGAGGCCGGCGTCTGGGCGAGCGCAGCGCCGGCCGTTCGTGAGCCGCCGTTGAGTTTGGCGGTGGCTCCGGCCAGGGTGTCGGTGTCGGCGACGAGTTGGTCGACGGGCCGCACCACCTTCTCGGCGGCCGCGCACAGCGGGTTGGCGGCGCAGTCGGCGTTGCCGGCGACGAAGGCCCGCAACGGGTCCAGCGCGCCCGAGACGGTGACGGCGTTGTCCCGCAGCCCGGTCATCGAGGTCTGCATATCGGTTGCCGCCGAGCCGATCTCGTTCATCCCTCCGGCGCCCTGGGCCAGTGCGGTGCGCAACCGGCCGAGTACCCCGGTCATGCCGGCCAGGGTGGCGTCCAGGTCTCCGGCGCCGTGGCGCCGGCCGGTCAAGTCGGTGACCGCGGCGTCCAGCTCGGTGCCGATCCGGCCGGCCTGCGAGGCCAGCGTCGCCTCCTCGGGGACCGTGCCGGTGGGCCGGCTGGCGGCCTGGACCAGGGTGGCGTCGGGAATCTCCATGAGAGAACGGGCTATTCGCTCGATGGCGATCAGACCGGCCGGGGAGCGCAGGCTGTGGTCGGCGGCGACGGTGACGACGGCCGGCAGCAACCGGTTGGCCGGGAAGTGCCGGTCCATGGCGGCGTAGCCGCGGCCGGATTCCACGTCGGACGGGGTGGCGGCCGGCTCGTCCCAGCCCATCCGGAGGCCGGTCAGCGGCAGCGCCAGCAGCGCGACGAGCACGGTCGCGGCGACCAGCACCGGCGCCGGCCAGCGGACCACCGTGGTACCGATGCGCCGCCACCGACGGGCGAGGCCGCCCTGCCCGCGCGGTTCGGCCGCGCCGAACCGCGCCCCGATCGCCAGCAGCGCCGGGGTGAGCGTCAGAGATGCGGCCATGGCGATGAGAATTCCTATGGCGCACGGTATTCCGGCGCTGCGCAGCATTCCGATATGGGCCAGGTCGAGCGCGGCGAGCGCCACCGCGACGGTCAGCGCCGACCCGGCGATCACCGGCGCGACCCGGCGGTAAGCCTCTGCCAGCGCCGGGGCCGGCGCCAATCCGGCTCGGCGGCCCTCGTGGTAGCGGCCGATCAGGAATATTCCGTAGTCGGTCCCGGCGCCGAGCATCATGGCGGCCAGCATGGCCACCGAGAAGATGGACACCTCCACCACGTCGGCGGCACCCAGTGCCGCGACGATCGGGCGGGCCACTCCGAGTGCGATGCCGACGGCGACCAGCGGGATGGCAGCGGTCAGCACCGAGCGGTAGACGATCAGCAGCAGCACCATGATCAACGCGACGGTGGCGCCGGTGATGGCCAGCATCTGCCGGTCGATCGCGGTGAACTCGTCGGCGATGGTGGCTCCCGGACCGGTGACGTACACCTGCAGCCCGGGCGGCGGGGACAGCCCGTCGACGGTGCCGCGCAGCGCCTCGACGGCCGAACCGGCCTGGGCGGTACCAAGATTGCCGGCCAGCCGAACCATGACATAGGCGGCGGCGCCGTCGTCGCTGACCGCGGCGGCCGCGGTCAGCGGGTCGCTCCACAGATCGGTGACCGCCTGGACGTGGGTGCGGTCGGCCCGCAGCGCGTCGATCAGCCTCCCGTAGTACTCGCGGTCGGCCGTTACGATGCCGTTGCCACGTTCCAGCACAACGTAATTCAGGTTATCACCGGTGCCGCCGCCACCCATCTGTTGCGCGGATCGGGCGGCGGCGACACTGCTCGGCGCATCGGCGGGCAGGAACGCCCGCGAGTGCGTCGCAACGACATGCTCGAGCTGCGGTACCGCCAGGTTGCCCAGCCCCGCCGCGATCAACCAGCACATCAGTACCAGTGGTGCGGCGACCCGCCACCGTTTCTCAGGCGACGGTGCGCTGCGCAACATCGGGAGCCCCGTGACTGGCGATCATCATGGGCTCTCCGCGCTGCAGGGCACGCAGCCGCACGAACCGGCGTTCGCCGATGTCGAGCAGGGCGCGCAGGCCCGGCCGAGACCTGGCCAGTTCGCCGGGCACCGGCGCCAACGGCCGGTCCTCGAAGATCGCCTGGTCCAGGCTGGCCGAAAGGTTCGTCATCCATTTCTGCCGCAGAGCGAGCAGCAACTGCTCCTCGTTGCCGAAAAGCCGCTCGACGGAGGCCCGTTGGGCCGGGGTGAAGTCCAATGCCGCTTCGGCATCGACCGTGGCGCGTTCGATCAGTTCCGCCGTGAAGGCGTTGCGTTCGTGAAACAGTTCCCAACTCATGGGCCCAACGCTAGGAATCGCGACACCCGTCGCGCGTCGTGCCGGCGTCGGGTTTTGCGCGTCCTACCGGTGTCTGGGCCCGGCGGTGATCTCCTACCCAGGTATGACCCGAGATGCCGACCTCGGGAGGATGCCGTCGGTGCCACAGCGGAACTAGCATTACCGGGTGTTGCGCACCGCCACAGAGTCCGCGTGGGCCCGTTTTCGCGGGCGGGACGACCTGATCCCGCCGGGTTTCTCCTGGGAATTCGTGGTGGCCGTCGACGGCTGCATGGCCGGGATCATGATCGTATCCACCCTGCAGCGGTCAGTCACCGATCTGCCCTGGTCGCTGCTGGCGTGTGCGTTCGCGTTGGCACCGCTCGGAGTGTTCCTGACGTTCGGGTTCAAGCATCACGCCCCGTTGGCCTGGTCGTCGGCGACTTCGGCGACAGCGGTGTTCCTGTTCGCCACCTCGACCCCGGTACCGTCGGACTACGTGCCGTTCGCCCTGGTCACCATGGCCGGCGCGGTCGGGGCGCTGACCTCACCGCCACTGAGCCTGCTGGCCCTGACCAGTTCGGCGGCGCTGTTGATCGGCGCGGCGGCCACCCATCGGCTGGACAACATCGCGCTGTATCTGCCGGTGCTGGGCATGGGCTGGCTGGTCGGCTACCTGATGCACATCCAGCAGCAGCTGATCATTCGCCAACGCGACGCCCAGCAACAGCTGGCCGAGCACGCCGCCGGCGACGAGCGTCGACGCATCGCCCGCGAGGTGCACGACGTCATCGCACATTCGTTGTCCATCACCCTGCTGCACCTGACCGGGGCGCGCCGCGGGCTGCAGGAGGACGGTGACGTCGAGGAGGCCGTCGAAGCGCTGCAGCAGGCCGAGGAACTGGGCCGCCAGGCCATGGGAGACATCCGCCGGACCGTCGGGCTGCTCGATGCCGCGCCGATGCGCGCGGCCCCCGAACCCGGCGTCGCCGATATCGGCGCCCTGGCGGCCGAGTTCCGCAACGCCGGGCTCGACGTCACGGTGGCCACCAGCGGCCCGCTGCACCGGGTGTCCGCGGCGGTGGGCCTGGCGCTGTATCGCATCGCCCAGGAGTCGCTGGCCAACATCGCCAAGCACGCGCCGGATTCCGCATCGACGCTGCGCCTGGAGGTGCGCCGCCGCAGCGTCGAGATGACGGTGACCAACGAGCTGGGCGTGCCCGCCGGCGCCTGCTTCCCGGCCGGCGGCCGGGGGCTGGTCGGTATGCGCCAACGGGTGGAGCTGCTCGGCGGCCGGGTGGAGATCGGTCCGGTCGACCAGCACTGGGAGGTCCGGGTGTCGATTCCGCTGGAGGACACCCGGGCGTTGGGCTGCGGGGCCTGAGGTGGAGACCACCGAGGTGCGGGTGCTGCTGGTCGACGACCAGGATCTGGTGCGGTCCGGGTTACGCCGGATCCTGCGTCGCAAGGATGGTTTCGTCGTCGTCGACGAATGCGCCGACGGTGACGAGGTGCCGGCGGCGGTCGCCGCGCACGCCCCCGACGTCGTGGTGATGGACCTGCGGATGAAACGGGTCGGCGGCATCGAGGCGACCCGGCGGGTGGTGGCCGGCGGCGGGCCGCCCGTGCTGGCTCTGACCACTTTCAACGAGGACGAGCTGCTGTCGGAGGCGTTGCGGGCCGGTGCGGCGGGGTTCGTGCTCAAGGACTCCTCCGCCGAGGAGTTGATCCGCGCCGTGCATGCCGTCGCCCGCGGTGATGCCTACCTGGATCCGGCGGTGACCGGCCGGGTGCTGGACACCTACCGCAGCGCGCCGAGTTCCCCGGCGCCGATCGCCGCCGTCGCCGAGCTGACCTCGCGGGAACTCGACGTGCTGATCCAGGTCGCGCGGGGCCTATCGAACTCGGAGATCGCCGGCGAGCTGTTCATCACCGAGGTGACGGTGAAGAGTCACATCGGGCGGATCTTCGTGAAGCTCGGGCTGCGGGATCGCGCCGCGGCGATCGTTTACGCCTACGAGAACGGGATCGTCGCGCCGGGCTAGGGCGATTCGGCGAGGGGAAGCCGGGACCGCCCCATCATCCGGGGCGATTCGGCGAGGCTCGGCGGAGTGGACGCGAGCGCAGCGAGTGGCCGCGGAGCCGAGGGGAAGCCGGGACCGCCCCATCGAACCGGAGCCTTAGACCTCGCCGATGTCGCCGATGTGACCGCGCAGCGAGGCCCGGCCGTCGGCCAGGTGGTAGGTGACGCCGACGACGGCCAGGCTGCCGTTCTCCACGCCCTCCTTGATCGCGGCGGATCGGGCGAGCAGCTGGGTGCTGGTCTCCAGCACGTGGCGTGCCTCGAACTCGTCCACGGTCTTCAGCCCGTCGCGACGGCCGAGCAGAACCGAGGAGGTGACCCGCTCGACGACGTCGCGGATGTAGCCGGGCGGGATCTCGCCGCCGTCCACCACGTCGAGGGCGGCCCGCACTGCGCCGCAGCTGTCGTGGCCGAGCACCACGATCAGCGGAACGTTGAGGATGGTGACGGCGTATTCGATGGAGCCCAGCACCGCCGAATCGAGCACATGCCCGGCGGTGCGCACCACGAACATGTCGCCCAGGCCCTGGTCGAAGATGATTTCGGCGGCCACCCGGGAGTCGCCGCAACCGAACACCACCGCGGTCGGCTTCTGGTTGGCGGCCAGGCTGGCGCGATGGTCGATGCTCTGACTGGGGTGTTCGGGCCGGCCGGCGACGAAGCGCTCGTTACCCTCCCTGAGTGCCTTCCACGCGGAGATCGGATTCGAATTGGGCATACCTGACATAGTGCCCTGCGGCTCGGCCCAGCGCGAGCTCGACGCAGGCGAACTGCTGTCCTGGTTCGACGTGCACGGCCGCGACCTGCCCTGGCGCGACGCCGGGGTGAGCGCCTGGCAGATCCTGGTCAGCGAGTTCATGCTGCAGCAGACGCCGGTGTCCCGGGTGCTGCCGATCTGGCTGGAGTGGGTGGCGCGCTGGCCGACCCCGTCGGCGACGGCGGCCGCGGGTTCGGCCGATGTACTGCGCGCCTGGGGCAAGCTGGGCTATCCGCGGCGGGCCAAATGGCTGCACGAGTGCGCGGTGGTGATCGCCGCCGAGCACGACGACGTGGTGCCCGACGACGTCGCGACGCTGCTGGCGCTGCCGGGCATCGGCAGCTACACCGCGCGGGCGGTGGCCTGTTTCGCCTACCGCCGGCCGGTTCCCGTCGTCGACACCAATGTGCGACGGGTGGTGGCCCGGGCGATCGACGGCGTCGCCGGGCCGGGCTCCCCCGCCCCCGTGCGCGACGAGGCGGCGGTGGCCGCGCTGCTGCCCGACGACGACGTCGCGCCCCGGTTCTCGGCGGCGCTGATGGAGCTGGGTGCGCTGGTGTGCACGGCCCGCAACCCCAAGTGCGGGGTGTGCCCGTTGTCGTCGTGCGCCTGGCGCGAGGCCGGATACCCGGCGTCTAAGGCCCCGGCGCGGCGGGTGCAGCGATACGCGGGCACCGACCGGCAGGTCCGCGGGCGGCTGCTGGACGTGCTGCGCGAATCCGATGGCCCGGTCACCCGCGCGCAGCTGGATCTGGCCTGGACCTCCGACACCGCCCAGCGGGACCGGGCGCTGGATTCGCTGCTGGTCGACGGGCTGGTGGAGCAGACCTCCCAGGGTCTGTTCGCGCTGGCCGGCGAGGGTTAGAGAGCGCGCAGGAAGTCGCTGACTTCGCGGCGGTAGATCTGCGGGGCGTCGTCGTGGATGAGGTGCCCGGCATCGGGAACCCGCAGGTAGCGGACTCGACGGCCCTGGCCCTCGGCGATCTCGGCCATCTTCGCCATCTGCCCGGGCGGGGCCACCGAGTTGCCGGCCTCCAACAGCAGAGCCGGTGCCCGCACCGCCGACCACTGGCCCCAGTAGTCGCGGGTGCCCCACTCGGCGGCAATGTCCAGCCAGTTCTGCGGATAGTCGTGCAGCCGCCAGCCGGTATCGGTGCGGTCGAAGGCCTCCAGGAAGTAGCGGCCGGCCACCGGGCCGAATTCGGCGACGACGGCGGCCTCGCTCTCGAATTCGACGGGCAGGGCGTGCACCCACGGTTCCCACGGGCCGGTGGTGCGGCCGACGAAATCGGGCGCCATGTCCTCCACGAGGATGCCCGCGACCAGGTCCGGGTCTTCGGCGGCCAGGCACCAGGAATGCAGCGACCCCATGGAATGCCCGATAAGCACCACTGGGCTGCCCAACGACCGGGCGGCGGCGCCGAGCTCGTCGACGAACACCTCGGTGCTGATGCGCGCCGGCCGGGCGGCGTCACGTCCGCGGTGCCACGGGGCGTCATAGCCGTACACCGCGCCGAACTCGGTGAGCCAGTCCAGCTGGCGTGTCCACGTCGTGCCGCGGCCCATCAGTCCGTGCACGAGCAGCAGCGGGCGGCCGTAGCCGCCGAGGTGCGTGGGTTCTTTCGACATGCTGGCCGCCAGCCTAGAACGCGCGCCCGGGTAACCTGGCGGGCATGGCTGTTGTGAAGATCAATGCAATCGAGGTGCCCGAAGGTGCCGGGCCGGAGCTGGAGAAGCGATTCGCCAACCGCGCGCACTCCGTGGACGGCCAGCCCGGTTTCCTGGGGTTCCAGCTGCTGCGCCCGGTCGCCGGTGACGACCGTTACTTCGTGGTGACCCAGTGGGAGTCCGACGAGGCGTTCCGCGCCTGGGCCGACGGCCCGGCCCGTGCCGCCCACCAGGGCGAGCACAAGCCGCAGCCGGTGGCCACCGGGGCGTCCCTGCTCGAATTCGAGGTTGTGCTCGACGTTGCAGGCTCGGGCAAGTAAGCGTCTCACCGGGCGGTTCGGCGAGCGCAGGCGGAGCCGAAGCGAAACCGGGATCGCCCGCGACAGTAGCCGCCGGTTCGGCGCGGCGCTGACCTGTGCCGTGCTGGCGGTCAGCACCCTGGACGGCTGCACGTCGGGTTCCACGCCGTCGGCGCAGGCCCGCAACTCCGTGCACATCAGCATCGGTACGCCCCAGGGGGTGCGGGCCCAGCAGGTGGTCGACATGCTCAACTCCGACTGGCCGATCGGCACCGACTCCGTCAAGACCCTGGCCGGTCCCGACCAGGTTGACTTCGTCGCCGGAGCGATGGACCTGCTGTGGTGGGAGCGCCCGTACACCGTCGCCGACATCGAGTACGGGGCCAGCAGCGCCGAGCTGACCCTGAATACCAGCTACGGCGGGCAGCAGTTGATCAGCCTGCGCGTCAACGACGACTCCAGCTTCGTGGACCGGTTCTCGGTGTCCACTCCGGCGCCGCCGATCCACTCCTGGGCCGACGTGAACAGCGTGCTGGACCGTTCCGGCGCCCGCTATTCCTGGCGAGTGTCGAAGATCGTCGACGGCAACTGCGAGCAGCTCGCCGGGGCGCACACCGATCTGTCGCTGCCGCTGTCCTCGATCTTCAAGACCTACGTGCTCTACGCGGTGGCCGAGGAGGTCGTCGCCGGCCGGTTGGCCTGGGACGACGAGGTCACCGTCACCGTCGACGCGAAGGCCAACGGATCCTCGGCATTCGACCACCTCAAGCCCGGCGATCGGATCCCGGTGCGCCTGGCCGCGGAGAAAATGATCGCCAACAGCGACAATATGGCCACCGACCTGCTGATCGAGAAGGTCGGCCGGCACGCCGTGGAGCGCGCGCTGGCCGACGCGGGTCACCACGACCCGGCGTCGATGACCCCGTTCCCGACCATGCACGAGCTGTTCTCCATTGGCTGGGGCAAGCCCGACCTGCGCGAGCAGTGGCGCGACGGGGACAAGGCGACGCGCAACCGGATGCTGCGCGAGGCGGACGCGCGCCGCTACGTCGACGACCCGATGCGCGCCCACACCCCCGCCTCCCCCTACGGGGTGCAGTGGTACGGCAGCGCCGAGGACATCTGCCGGATCCAGACCGCGTTGCAGCGGATCGCCGTCGGGCCGGCCACGCCGGTGCGCGACATCATGTCGACGATTCCCGGCATCGACCTGGACCGTACCCAGTGGCCCTACATCGGCGCCAAGGCCGGGAACCTGCCGGGGGACTTGACCTACAGCTGGTACGCGGTGGATCGCGCCGGGACACCGTGGGTGGTCAGCCTGCAGACCAGCTGGGACACCTTCCACGGCGCGCGGACCGCGGCCTGGCTGATGGGTGTGGTGAAAGGCATGTTCGCGCTCATCCCCCAGCGCTGAGCCCGGACGCGGCCTCGCCGGTACGGAATGGTGACCGGTGGCGGCCTTCATCTGGATAATCCGCACGAATGCGCTGTGCGGTCACCATTTGGTATTGCTATCGCCTTTCAGACCCGCAGGGTCCACACCGCGGCTCGCCGATGCAGCACAGTTTTGCCGGCGGGCGGCACATCGATACGCCAGAACGACTCCGGTGGGGCGGCCAGCGCGATCAGGATCGCGGCCCGGACCACCGCCGGGTGGGTGACGGCGACGGTCCGCCCGGGCTGAAGCGCATCCATCCAGGCGCGCACCCGGTCGATGACGCCGAGGATCGATTCACCGCCGTGCGGGGCGGCGCCCGGTTCGCTCAGCCAGGCCATCAGGTCCGCCGGTGCCGGCTCGTCGAGGCTCCGGCCCCGCCAGTCGCCGGTATCCAGATCGGCAAGTTCGGGAAGGACCGAGGCGGACAGGCCGGCCAGCTCGGCGGTATGCCGGACCCGCAGTTCCGGCCCGCAGCAGGAGCGGTCGGCCCGCAGCTCGCCGAGGTCGTCGACTTGGCGGCGGCCCAGCTCGCTGAGCGGCTCGTCGGCGGGGAACCGCCCGGCCGCCATGGCGTCGGTCATGCCGTGTGACACCAGGGTCAGCCGGACGATGCCGGGCGCCTCCGCTATGCGGCCACCGTTTCGCTGCGGTCACCCAGCAGGCGACGGGCGAACGGCGCAAAGCCCAGCGCGATTGTCGCCCACAGGATGATCTGTGCCCCGATCGAATACAGCCGGAAGTAGTACAGATCATCGGCCGGGAATCCCGGGAACACGATGTTGCCCGCTGCGTCCTTCAACGGCTGCGGAGTCTCCGTCGCGTAGTCGCCGTATTCGGCGACATTGGTGCTCAGCTGGCCCAGCGACGGCAGCGCCAGCATCACGATTCCGACGATGACGATGAACGCCGCACCGGCCAGCAGAGCCGCGTTCCAGTTGCCGAAGCGCTCGGTCAGCCGTCGCGCGAGCCACACGGCGAACACCAGTGCCGCGATGGACACCACCACCATCAGCAGATACAGGCCGGTCCGGGCCCGGATAGTGTCCTCGTGGCCGACCGCCGGCGGGTTGGCCGGGTACTTGAGGAACGGCACCAGGTAGAGCACGAAGAACATCGCCCCGGCCAGCACCAGCGTCAGGTTCGTCGGGTTCAGCGAGCTGTACCGCCCGTACAGGACGGTGTAGAGCACCGCGAACAGCAGGCCCATGGCGAAGCCGAACGCGATGATGCCGACGGCGATGCCGAAGTTGCTCTGTACCGCGCGGGTGAACAGTTCCGCGCCGTCCCCGTGGCTGTGTCCGCCGGCAGCCGCCTCGAGTTTGTGCTGGGCCTCGTCACGGCCCTCTTCGTACTCGATGGCGCGCTGGATGATGGGCTCGGCGAAGATCCGGGCGAAAACGAATGCGAGCAGACCGCCGAGTGCGCCCAGCAGGCCACCGCGCAGAATGATTCTGCGTTCCATGGTTGTCGTCGGCTCTCAGTGGCAGGGGAAGCCGAGGAAATGACGGGCGTCGTGCACGAACTCGTGCACGTGCATGTCGTCACCGAAGATCGACACCGCGCCCTGGTCGATACCGACGAAGTAGTAGATGAGCAGCGCCAGCACTGTCGCGCCGCTGAGCCACGCCGCCGCCGCGGCGGCACTCAGATCGATGGCCCGGCCGGCGGGCACGTTCGCGGTTGTCATGAGCGTCTCCTAGGCGGGATATCGCGTCCCGATTGCAGGTGACGGGTTTCGGGTCTGACTGTCACAGTGGCGCGCCCGCCCGGAATCACACCGGTTTTCCTCGACCCGTCTGGGTACCGGAACAGCATAGGCGGTACCCAGACGGGACGGGAAACTATTCAGCCGCGGTGGCCGCCAGGTCCGGCTCGTCGGTGGCGATCGCCTTCGGCGCACCCGCGAAGGTGAACTTGGCGTCCTCGCCGGAGCCCTCGCCGTCCCAGCCCTCGACGTCGACGGTGACGACCTGTCCGGGCCCGACCTCGTCGAACAGGATCTTCTCGCTCAGCGCGTCCTCGATCTCGCGCTGGATGGTGCGGCGCAGCGGCCGTGCACCCAGCACCGGGTCGAATCCGCGCTTGGCCAGCAGCGACTTGGCGGAGTCGGTGAGCTGCAGGTCCATGTCCTTGTTCTTCAGCTGCTTGGTCACCCGGCCGACCATGAGATCGACCATCTCGATGATCTCGTCCTGGGTCAGCTGGTGGAAGACGATGATGTCGTCGATCCGGTTGAGGAATTCGGGGCGGAAGTGCTTCTTGAGCTCGTCGTTGACCTTGAGCTTCATCCGCTCGTAGTTGTTCTCACCGCCACCGGAGGTGAAGCCCAACCCGACCGCCTTGGAGATGTCGGAGGTGCCCAGGTTGGAGGTGAAGATCAGCACGGTGTTCTTGAAGTCGACCGTGCGGCCCTGGCCGTCGGTCAGGCGCCCGTCTTCGAGCACCTGCAGCAGGGTGTTGTAGATCTCCGGGTGTGCCTTCTCGATCTCATCGAACAGCACCACCGAGAACGGCTTGCGGCGCACCTTCTCGGTGAGCTGGCCGCCCTCCTCGTAGCCGACGTACCCCGGAGGGGCACCGAAGAGCCGGGAGGCGGTGAACCGGTCGTGGAACTCGCCCATGTCGATCTGGATGAGCGCGTCGTCGTCGCCGAACAGGAATTCCGCCAGCGCCTTGGAGAGCTCGGTCTTCCCGACGCCGGACGGGCCGGCGAAGATGAACGAGCCCGACGGGCGCTTGGGGTCCTTGAGGCCGGCGCGGGTGCGGCGGATGGCCTTGGAGACGGCCTTGACGGCGTCCTCCTGGCCGATGATCCGCTTGTGCAGTTCGTCTTCCATCCGCAGCAGGCGGCTGGTCTCGGCCTCGGTCAGCTTGAACACCGGGATGCCGGTCCAGTTGCCGAGCACCTCGGCGATCTGCTCGTCGTCGACTTCGGCGACCACGTCGAGATCACCGGAGCGCCACTGCTTTTCCCGCTCGGCGCGCTGGGTGACCAGCTGCTTCTCCTTGTCGCGCAGGCTCGCGGCCTTCTCGAAGTCCTGGGCGTCGATCGCCGATTCCTTCTCCCGGCGGGCGTCGGCGATCTTCTCGTCGAACTCGCGCAGGTCCGGCGGCGCGGTCATCCGGCGGATGCGCATCCGGGCGCCGGCCTCGTCGATCAGGTCTATCGCCTTGTCCGGCAAAAACCGGTCGTTGATGTAGCGGTCGGCCAGGGTCGCGGCGGCGACCAGCGCACCGTCGGTGATGGAGACCCGGTGGTGCGCCTCGTACCGGTCGCGCAGGCCCTTGAGGATCTCGATGGTGTGCTCGACGGTCGGCTCGCCCACCTGCACCGGCTGGAACCGGCGCTCCAGGGCGGCGTCCTTCTCGATGTACTTGCGGTACTCGTCGAGGGTGGTGGCGCCGATGGTCTGCAGTTCGCCGCGGGCCAGCTTCGGCTTCAGGATCGAAGCGGCGTCGATGGCGCCCTCGGCCGCGCCGGCACCGACCAGGGTGTGCAGCTCGTCGATGAACAGGATGATGTCGCCGCGGGTGTTGATCTCCTTGAGAACCTTCTTCAGGCGCTCCTCGAAGTCACCGCG contains these protein-coding regions:
- a CDS encoding MMPL/RND family transporter — encoded protein: MLRSAPSPEKRWRVAAPLVLMCWLIAAGLGNLAVPQLEHVVATHSRAFLPADAPSSVAAARSAQQMGGGGTGDNLNYVVLERGNGIVTADREYYGRLIDALRADRTHVQAVTDLWSDPLTAAAAVSDDGAAAYVMVRLAGNLGTAQAGSAVEALRGTVDGLSPPPGLQVYVTGPGATIADEFTAIDRQMLAITGATVALIMVLLLIVYRSVLTAAIPLVAVGIALGVARPIVAALGAADVVEVSIFSVAMLAAMMLGAGTDYGIFLIGRYHEGRRAGLAPAPALAEAYRRVAPVIAGSALTVAVALAALDLAHIGMLRSAGIPCAIGILIAMAASLTLTPALLAIGARFGAAEPRGQGGLARRWRRIGTTVVRWPAPVLVAATVLVALLALPLTGLRMGWDEPAATPSDVESGRGYAAMDRHFPANRLLPAVVTVAADHSLRSPAGLIAIERIARSLMEIPDATLVQAASRPTGTVPEEATLASQAGRIGTELDAAVTDLTGRRHGAGDLDATLAGMTGVLGRLRTALAQGAGGMNEIGSAATDMQTSMTGLRDNAVTVSGALDPLRAFVAGNADCAANPLCAAAEKVVRPVDQLVADTDTLAGATAKLNGGSRTAGAALAQTPASLGEMNDALGRARTATGDLAQLADRLVPQLREVTGYLTELSQEFAGSGAGGFYLPQRALSDPRFTAALNALMSPDGTATTLLVYGDGPEWSATGADRARAIDAAVRQATKEGTLRGAQVDIAGVGPATRDLQSLYAADLRLLVGVTLLLIFGVVAGMLRSPVAALVVVGTVAVSYAAALGMAVLIWQDLAGHDLHWSVPAVSLIALIAVGADYNLLLAMRMREERHAGMATGTIRAFAGTGSVVTTAGLVFGLTMAALVGSSVLSIAQIGSTIAVGLLVDTLLIRTFVMPAAAMLLGRWFWWPHVGLPTRRDRSML
- a CDS encoding sensor histidine kinase; its protein translation is MLRTATESAWARFRGRDDLIPPGFSWEFVVAVDGCMAGIMIVSTLQRSVTDLPWSLLACAFALAPLGVFLTFGFKHHAPLAWSSATSATAVFLFATSTPVPSDYVPFALVTMAGAVGALTSPPLSLLALTSSAALLIGAAATHRLDNIALYLPVLGMGWLVGYLMHIQQQLIIRQRDAQQQLAEHAAGDERRRIAREVHDVIAHSLSITLLHLTGARRGLQEDGDVEEAVEALQQAEELGRQAMGDIRRTVGLLDAAPMRAAPEPGVADIGALAAEFRNAGLDVTVATSGPLHRVSAAVGLALYRIAQESLANIAKHAPDSASTLRLEVRRRSVEMTVTNELGVPAGACFPAGGRGLVGMRQRVELLGGRVEIGPVDQHWEVRVSIPLEDTRALGCGA
- a CDS encoding response regulator — protein: METTEVRVLLVDDQDLVRSGLRRILRRKDGFVVVDECADGDEVPAAVAAHAPDVVVMDLRMKRVGGIEATRRVVAGGGPPVLALTTFNEDELLSEALRAGAAGFVLKDSSAEELIRAVHAVARGDAYLDPAVTGRVLDTYRSAPSSPAPIAAVAELTSRELDVLIQVARGLSNSEIAGELFITEVTVKSHIGRIFVKLGLRDRAAAIVYAYENGIVAPG
- a CDS encoding carbonic anhydrase, giving the protein MPNSNPISAWKALREGNERFVAGRPEHPSQSIDHRASLAANQKPTAVVFGCGDSRVAAEIIFDQGLGDMFVVRTAGHVLDSAVLGSIEYAVTILNVPLIVVLGHDSCGAVRAALDVVDGGEIPPGYIRDVVERVTSSVLLGRRDGLKTVDEFEARHVLETSTQLLARSAAIKEGVENGSLAVVGVTYHLADGRASLRGHIGDIGEV
- a CDS encoding HhH-GPD family protein translates to MLSWFDVHGRDLPWRDAGVSAWQILVSEFMLQQTPVSRVLPIWLEWVARWPTPSATAAAGSADVLRAWGKLGYPRRAKWLHECAVVIAAEHDDVVPDDVATLLALPGIGSYTARAVACFAYRRPVPVVDTNVRRVVARAIDGVAGPGSPAPVRDEAAVAALLPDDDVAPRFSAALMELGALVCTARNPKCGVCPLSSCAWREAGYPASKAPARRVQRYAGTDRQVRGRLLDVLRESDGPVTRAQLDLAWTSDTAQRDRALDSLLVDGLVEQTSQGLFALAGEG
- a CDS encoding alpha/beta fold hydrolase, translated to MSKEPTHLGGYGRPLLLVHGLMGRGTTWTRQLDWLTEFGAVYGYDAPWHRGRDAARPARISTEVFVDELGAAARSLGSPVVLIGHSMGSLHSWCLAAEDPDLVAGILVEDMAPDFVGRTTGPWEPWVHALPVEFESEAAVVAEFGPVAGRYFLEAFDRTDTGWRLHDYPQNWLDIAAEWGTRDYWGQWSAVRAPALLLEAGNSVAPPGQMAKMAEIAEGQGRRVRYLRVPDAGHLIHDDAPQIYRREVSDFLRAL
- a CDS encoding antibiotic biosynthesis monooxygenase family protein, whose protein sequence is MAVVKINAIEVPEGAGPELEKRFANRAHSVDGQPGFLGFQLLRPVAGDDRYFVVTQWESDEAFRAWADGPARAAHQGEHKPQPVATGASLLEFEVVLDVAGSGK
- a CDS encoding serine hydrolase codes for the protein MARDSSRRFGAALTCAVLAVSTLDGCTSGSTPSAQARNSVHISIGTPQGVRAQQVVDMLNSDWPIGTDSVKTLAGPDQVDFVAGAMDLLWWERPYTVADIEYGASSAELTLNTSYGGQQLISLRVNDDSSFVDRFSVSTPAPPIHSWADVNSVLDRSGARYSWRVSKIVDGNCEQLAGAHTDLSLPLSSIFKTYVLYAVAEEVVAGRLAWDDEVTVTVDAKANGSSAFDHLKPGDRIPVRLAAEKMIANSDNMATDLLIEKVGRHAVERALADAGHHDPASMTPFPTMHELFSIGWGKPDLREQWRDGDKATRNRMLREADARRYVDDPMRAHTPASPYGVQWYGSAEDICRIQTALQRIAVGPATPVRDIMSTIPGIDLDRTQWPYIGAKAGNLPGDLTYSWYAVDRAGTPWVVSLQTSWDTFHGARTAAWLMGVVKGMFALIPQR
- a CDS encoding histidine phosphatase family protein, whose product is MAEAPGIVRLTLVSHGMTDAMAAGRFPADEPLSELGRRQVDDLGELRADRSCCGPELRVRHTAELAGLSASVLPELADLDTGDWRGRSLDEPAPADLMAWLSEPGAAPHGGESILGVIDRVRAWMDALQPGRTVAVTHPAVVRAAILIALAAPPESFWRIDVPPAGKTVLHRRAAVWTLRV